In the Sedimentisphaera cyanobacteriorum genome, TTTCGAACCCGGGTCTGTGATATGTGTTCCGCTTGTGGACGGGGATATAAAAATGAGCGTAGTGGGCACACTAACCGCAGTTGAAGACGATAAGATATTCGCATTCGGCCATCCTTTCACGGGTGAAGGCAGGGTAGAACTGCCCTTCTCGGCCGGCGTTGTGCATACGGTTGTGGCCAGTCAGCAGAGGTCGATGAAGCTTGCAAGCTCAACAATACCTGTAGGCACGCTTACAGCAGATGAAGAAACCGGCATATACGGCGAGATCGGCAAAAAACCGCCGCAGATAAAAATGACTTCAAAAATCTTTTCATACGACACCCCGAAAACAAAGGTTTATGAATGCCTGCTCGCAGACCATCAGATTTTCTCGCCAATGCTTGCTCAAAGCATTATCACCAGCACCGCTGCTAAAAATTCAGAGCCTCCCGAATTCCACTCAGTTTACTACAAAGCGGTATTAAACGTGGAAGGAATCGATGATATTGTTATCGATAATATATCAAGCGGTTCAGGGATGAGAACCGCTGCCTACGAGGTGGGCGGAATTTTAGGCTTGCTTCAAAGCAACGAATTCCACAGGCCGAAAATACACAGCATAGATTTCACCTCTCGAATTGAAAACAAAAACATACAAGCCAAGATCACTTCTGCAGAAGTTAGCGATCTGGAAATTCAACCGGGGGACAATGTAAATATCGATCTTATGCTTGAGAAAGAATTTGAAAAGGAAAAGAGAGCTCAAATTTCTCTGAAGATTCCTGAAGACACCTCTCCGGGAGAAAAGGAGATTCTTATCTCAGGGACCACTCAATACAAGGCGTTTGTAAATAAAATGGAGCCTGACAGACCGCTCTACGACGATTTCGACTCAATGATCAGCGCTATTAGAAAAGACATGAGCTTCGGGAAGCGCATTGGGCTGTATGCCTATATGAAAACCCAGCGCAGCGGCATAAGCTACGGCAAATTCAATATGGCAAACCTGCCCGACAGCAGAGCAGCTGTTATCGCTAATCCAAAACGGAATTATAAAGTACAGCCTGTTTACGACTGGATAAGCAGCAAACTTGACGTACCATACATCATAAACAACAGTATAAAAGTAAAAATAGAGATACTAAACAAGAGCGAAAAGTAACGGGAGAACCTTAATGAGATACGCCGGAAAAATTTTATTCTGCATAGCTTTTACAGCCTCAGCATTTGCAGTAAATTCAAAACTTTACAAATTCGACACAGCAATGGATTTTACTGCCGGTGAAACCGAAAACACGGCAATAGATTCCGAGGGAACTCTGCACCTAAACAAGAAGCATAAACTGCTTGCTGATAAGCTGGAAGATGTATGGGCAGTAAATGATATAGTTGTTATTGAAGGCGAGGTCTTCGCTGGTACAAGCCCGAATGCAGGACTTTTCAGAATCACTGATAAAAAAGCTGAATCTGTTTACCGCTCTGAAAATAAAGATGCCAAGCCCGTTGGGCCCGTAAAAGAAGAAAACGGCGAAAAAGAGGATAAGGCTGATAAGAGCAAGTCAGAAGAAAAAGAACAGGTTGTAAACGAACATATCTTTGCTGTTGAGAAAGGCTTTGAGGGCAAGCTAACCGCAGGAATCAGCGGGGAAGAATGCAGGATTCTGGAATTCGAAAAAGACCTCAGCAACCCTGATACTCTCTGCAAAATTGAAGATGCGGCCTTTATATTCGACCTCAAATTTCATAACAACAGCCTTTATGCTGCCACAGGGCCGAATGGCAAGATTTTTAAGATATCTCCCGAAGGTGAGACAGAGGTATTCTTCGACAGCATAGACCGCGGGATAACCGTTATGGCTTTTCATAAAGGCAAGCTCTATGCCGGCACGGATAAAAGAGGCCTGCTCTACTGCATTGATATGGAATCTAAAAAGGGAAGAGCTCTTTTCGACTCGCCTGAGATGGACATAACATCAATAAATTTTGATGATGAAGACAACATCTACATAACAGCAGCAATTGAAGACCCTTCTGCTGAAAGCAGCAACGGAGCTGATATGCCCGGTTATATGCCTCCGCACCCCAAGGAAAGCAAAGATGAGAAGGACGAAAAGCTTTTCACCCTCCAAAACGGCGGCCTGCGTTTGAAACTCGCAGCCACTGCCAAAAAAGACATGCTTGAGCGGAAAGAAAACGGAGGCGATCAGAAAGAAAAGGTAAAAAGCGCTTTATACAAAATAGCTCCGGACGGAATCGTTTCTGTTCTCGGGAAAGGCAGCGGCGTTTTTCTCGATTCTATAATGC is a window encoding:
- a CDS encoding DEAD/DEAH box helicase family protein — protein: MQRKNFLFIALSASLLLAAGSFCKGSDIDTSKYMPLKEVKAGMEGYALSVYKGTEIEKFPIRVVSVMEDYRPGQDAFLIMGTGKKFKHTGPVAGCSGSPVVIEGRIAGALAFGWSFPKDPLYGVTPIEEMLAIDKRKKQLKIIESPSSIASLTDDKLNYKAICGKINAKASSMLGGEGSLICSSFRPNTISGLEGLSADNMLYNAAGASSTSNALPNFEPGSVICVPLVDGDIKMSVVGTLTAVEDDKIFAFGHPFTGEGRVELPFSAGVVHTVVASQQRSMKLASSTIPVGTLTADEETGIYGEIGKKPPQIKMTSKIFSYDTPKTKVYECLLADHQIFSPMLAQSIITSTAAKNSEPPEFHSVYYKAVLNVEGIDDIVIDNISSGSGMRTAAYEVGGILGLLQSNEFHRPKIHSIDFTSRIENKNIQAKITSAEVSDLEIQPGDNVNIDLMLEKEFEKEKRAQISLKIPEDTSPGEKEILISGTTQYKAFVNKMEPDRPLYDDFDSMISAIRKDMSFGKRIGLYAYMKTQRSGISYGKFNMANLPDSRAAVIANPKRNYKVQPVYDWISSKLDVPYIINNSIKVKIEILNKSEK
- a CDS encoding SMP-30/gluconolactonase/LRE family protein produces the protein MRYAGKILFCIAFTASAFAVNSKLYKFDTAMDFTAGETENTAIDSEGTLHLNKKHKLLADKLEDVWAVNDIVVIEGEVFAGTSPNAGLFRITDKKAESVYRSENKDAKPVGPVKEENGEKEDKADKSKSEEKEQVVNEHIFAVEKGFEGKLTAGISGEECRILEFEKDLSNPDTLCKIEDAAFIFDLKFHNNSLYAATGPNGKIFKISPEGETEVFFDSIDRGITVMAFHKGKLYAGTDKRGLLYCIDMESKKGRALFDSPEMDITSINFDDEDNIYITAAIEDPSAESSNGADMPGYMPPHPKESKDEKDEKLFTLQNGGLRLKLAATAKKDMLERKENGGDQKEKVKSALYKIAPDGIVSVLGKGSGVFLDSIMHKGRLWVADGKDASLSQIDTDKIVIENVYRDKVSSEITSLYTSGGKIYAATANPPRIIEFYKGLSSEGWWQSDTIDAKQPSKWGSVKLEAKIPEGCEIQFSSRGTNVQNAREEDFTEWTKPLSAQSEKPAIEGSHRFLQLKLMLKGMENRSPKVNAAAVASVVRNIKPVVAAPMIKSEEKKTEAVIAIPAKDENDDELVFSIDIQGEDSKRWVNIEKDHKEKKFKWDTSTVPDGIYKLRVTASDRLSNGPENALESVSTETEYIVDNTPPVCTGQKAAVEGKKAEINFELTDKYTVIGKVSYTLNSSDDWNTVIPDDLLADSKKESFTINLSGLEKGDNILAVKYADEAGNSAYERFVLEAE